DNA sequence from the Pseudoduganella plicata genome:
ACGCGTAAATTTGCTAGGGATTTGCGGATGTCTCAATGGCGAAAACATTTGGGGATGCTCGTTGACGTCAAGACTACCGGAGTTCAACGGGCGAGGACTGCTCCGAGTGGAGTCGACATTGAGAAACCGCTGTCAGATTCCAGTATCACAGGCATCAGAAGGCTTAGTGAAGCAAACCGGAATGCATATAGTGAGGTCTTCCTGCACACGCCCAGGGATAGCCATAAGACCTTAACTGAGGGAAGAGAACTTGCGTTTCCGTTAAAGATCGGGTCAGTTGAACGCGACTTCTCGACGGTCCCTAAACTGCAGCCTAAGTATATGGTTCATAAAAGAGTCCGGCTCCCCTCAGTTATTCCGAGCGCGACCAGCGAACAATCCAGCCACGACGTCATACTGTCTACACATAACGTAGCGGACGCTATCCGTTATCTTCGAGATAACGTGCACGGATTTTTCGTCGCTATGCCTCTACATTGGGCTAGCTATCAAACAGAAACGCCTCTGGCGCCCGCGGCAGACTCAATGATTGCCGCGAATGGCCTAGAGGCAAAGGAAGCGATAGTATGATCAGTAGAGATACGCTTGATATCATCATGTATCCAAT
Encoded proteins:
- a CDS encoding phospholipase D-like domain-containing protein → MTNEWKKYLTVLNLRNYGCTDRCVLTEMVYVHSKLLIVDDAVAIIGSANINDRSLLGNGDTELAAVIVDEAEAKMTDVGGGIRLPTRKFARDLRMSQWRKHLGMLVDVKTTGVQRARTAPSGVDIEKPLSDSSITGIRRLSEANRNAYSEVFLHTPRDSHKTLTEGRELAFPLKIGSVERDFSTVPKLQPKYMVHKRVRLPSVIPSATSEQSSHDVILSTHNVADAIRYLRDNVHGFFVAMPLHWASYQTETPLAPAADSMIAANGLEAKEAIV